Proteins from a single region of Argiope bruennichi chromosome 6, qqArgBrue1.1, whole genome shotgun sequence:
- the LOC129972371 gene encoding uncharacterized protein LOC129972371 — translation MANLQKYFYETSGRMFVLVLLFFFACKATAYDISSSSDESSSSDINEVKRYSPGDIVAYYKRYGLTEDMAKRALSLLAHWKPQFVGMPKINTRSDIVSAVTRGGGHSRPLGQPLRWG, via the coding sequence AAACTTCTGGAAGGATGTTCGTGCTGGTACTACTCTTCTTCTTCGCTTGCAAAGCTACAGCTTATGATATCTCATCCTCTTCCGATGAATCTTCATCGTCTGATATCAATGAAGTAAAACGCTACAGTCCGGGAGATATTGTGGCCTACTACAAACGCTACGGTTTAACCGAGGATATGGCTAAAAGAGCTCTGAGCCTGCTAGCACACTGGAAACCTCAATTTGTTGGAATGCCCAAAATCAACACGAGGTCTGATATTGTAAGTGCTGTCACCAGAGGTGGAGGCCACTCACGACCATTGGGCCAGCCCCTCAGATGGGGATAG